One part of the Parcubacteria group bacterium genome encodes these proteins:
- a CDS encoding NUDIX domain-containing protein: MHPIDKLCRPTTVAIVRKNINGVPHILMQTRWKPKEDPIYSGTLELPAGHIYSYEDVHEALKREIFEETGLRVSIIEPNTRTKNFILRDDDAFGFKPFCATQQLKNGLPWIGFVFLCEVEDGEFIAQESETKNQKWIPEDEIKTMIQNTPEKIFTFHLPPLTFYFQEK, from the coding sequence ATGCACCCAATAGACAAATTGTGCCGCCCCACAACAGTGGCAATCGTAAGAAAAAATATTAACGGTGTGCCGCACATCCTAATGCAAACTCGCTGGAAGCCAAAAGAAGATCCGATTTACAGTGGAACGCTGGAATTGCCAGCCGGTCATATTTATTCATACGAAGATGTGCACGAAGCACTTAAGCGCGAAATATTTGAAGAAACGGGTCTCCGTGTAAGCATCATAGAGCCAAACACACGAACAAAAAACTTTATCTTACGTGATGATGACGCATTTGGTTTCAAGCCTTTTTGCGCAACCCAGCAACTTAAAAACGGACTTCCATGGATTGGTTTCGTTTTTCTTTGCGAAGTGGAAGATGGAGAATTCATTGCCCAAGAAAGCGAAACAAAGAATCAAAAATGGATTCCTGAAGATGAAATTAAAACAATGATTCAGAATACTCCGGAAAAGATATTCACCTTTCATCTTCCGCCGCTCACCTTTTATTTTCAAGAAAAATAA
- a CDS encoding GIY-YIG nuclease family protein, with protein MKKCPVVKFRNDYFYNYLLKSEKSKSLYTGYTGDLRRRLKEHNQGLNKSTKPYIPWKLVYYEACLDIEDSKRREKYLKTTQGKRLLKRRLKDYLYKNK; from the coding sequence TTGAAAAAATGCCCTGTAGTGAAATTTCGAAATGATTATTTTTATAATTACTTATTAAAGAGTGAAAAGAGTAAATCGTTATATACAGGTTATACTGGCGATCTTAGAAGACGTCTAAAAGAACATAATCAAGGATTAAACAAATCAACGAAGCCTTATATCCCATGGAAGCTTGTTTATTATGAGGCATGTTTAGATATAGAAGATTCAAAAAGAAGAGAAAAATATTTAAAAACTACACAGGGTAAAAGATTATTAAAAAGAAGATTGAAAGATTATTTATATAAAAATAAATAA
- the ddlA gene encoding D-alanine--D-alanine ligase yields the protein MKKTERMKKTIAIIFGGKSAEHDVSIQSAHSVLKVIDKLKYNVILVGIDKKGRWFHVDEKYFLSGNQPFFSDKFVKNNPVVPCAKNGGFFIENKKVDAVFPLVHGTFGEDGALQGFFKIFNVPFVGADITGSSIGMDKDVTKRLLREAKITVADYIVYKKHQKNEISFEKIKKKLGLPFFVKPASLGSSVGIKKVKNKSEFEVAIKDSFSYGSKIIIEEFIEGRELECSVLGNGKPIASIPGEIILHREFYSYEAKYLDENAATLSIPAKISKSMTKKIQSMALKVFETLCCEGMGRVDFFITKNNQIFVNEINTVPGFTSISMYPKLWEYSGIPYPALIDKLIELAIDRHNTENKFKI from the coding sequence ATGAAAAAAACCGAAAGAATGAAAAAAACAATCGCAATTATTTTTGGCGGGAAGTCAGCCGAGCATGATGTTTCGATTCAATCGGCGCATAGCGTTTTGAAAGTTATCGACAAGCTGAAGTACAATGTAATTCTTGTTGGAATAGATAAAAAAGGCCGATGGTTTCATGTTGATGAAAAATATTTTTTATCCGGAAATCAGCCATTTTTTTCGGATAAATTTGTTAAAAATAATCCGGTTGTTCCTTGTGCGAAAAATGGGGGTTTCTTCATAGAAAATAAAAAAGTTGATGCGGTTTTTCCTCTTGTCCATGGCACTTTTGGAGAAGATGGAGCGCTGCAGGGATTTTTTAAGATTTTTAATGTTCCTTTTGTCGGAGCAGACATTACGGGTTCATCGATTGGAATGGATAAGGATGTCACGAAAAGGCTTCTACGAGAAGCCAAAATTACTGTTGCTGATTATATTGTATATAAAAAACATCAGAAAAATGAAATATCTTTTGAAAAAATTAAAAAAAAGTTGGGTTTGCCATTTTTTGTTAAACCGGCAAGCCTTGGATCTTCTGTCGGGATCAAAAAGGTAAAAAATAAAAGTGAGTTTGAAGTTGCAATAAAAGATTCATTTTCCTATGGCAGTAAAATAATAATTGAAGAATTTATTGAAGGAAGAGAGTTGGAATGTTCCGTTTTGGGAAATGGAAAACCCATTGCTTCAATTCCGGGGGAAATAATTCTTCATCGAGAGTTCTATTCATATGAAGCAAAATATCTGGATGAAAATGCCGCGACTTTGTCTATACCGGCTAAGATATCGAAATCTATGACAAAAAAAATTCAGAGCATGGCCCTAAAGGTATTTGAGACGCTGTGTTGCGAGGGTATGGGAAGAGTTGATTTTTTTATAACTAAAAACAATCAAATTTTTGTTAATGAAATTAATACCGTGCCCGGATTTACTTCCATAAGTATGTATCCGAAGTTATGGGAATACAGTGGCATTCCTTACCCCGCGCTTATAGATAAGCTGATTGAGCTGGCGATAGATCGCCATAATACTGAAAACAAATTCAAAATATAA
- a CDS encoding DUF5674 family protein: protein MKIIDKEITIQELKEMAEKMFGNLVKAVVDVEKEIMAVDAELHADEEAFLLENGSKQENLWGINLYPEISGDDFVEFNSMINLRPAQGNRSRGIDDVKIQEKIKSIVNKLVKK, encoded by the coding sequence ATGAAAATTATTGATAAAGAAATCACGATTCAAGAGTTAAAAGAAATGGCGGAAAAAATGTTTGGCAACTTGGTGAAAGCGGTAGTTGACGTTGAAAAAGAAATAATGGCAGTAGACGCTGAACTTCATGCCGATGAAGAAGCATTTCTTCTGGAAAATGGGTCAAAACAAGAAAATCTTTGGGGGATTAACCTGTATCCGGAAATTTCCGGAGATGATTTCGTTGAATTTAATTCAATGATAAATTTGCGTCCGGCACAAGGAAATAGAAGCCGGGGAATTGATGATGTAAAAATTCAGGAAAAAATAAAATCAATCGTTAATAAGCTGGTGAAGAAATGA
- a CDS encoding DUF5674 family protein: protein MKIIDKEITIQELKEMAEKMFGNLVKAVVDIKKEIMAVDAELHADEEAFLLENGSKQENLWGINLYPEISEDDFVEFDSMINLRPAQGNRSRGVDDVKIQKKIKSIVNKLVKK, encoded by the coding sequence ATGAAAATTATTGATAAAGAAATCACGATTCAAGAGTTAAAAGAAATGGCGGAAAAAATGTTTGGCAACTTGGTGAAAGCGGTAGTCGATATTAAAAAAGAAATAATGGCAGTAGATGCTGAACTTCATGCTGATGAGGAAGCATTTCTTCTGGAAAATGGGTCAAAACAAGAAAATCTTTGGGGAATTAATCTATATCCGGAAATTTCCGAAGATGATTTTGTTGAATTTGATTCAATGATAAATTTGCGTCCGGCACAAGGAAATAGAAGCCGGGGAGTTGATGATGTAAAAATTCAGAAAAAAATAAAATCAATCGTCAATAAGTTGGTGAAAAAATGA
- a CDS encoding 1-deoxy-D-xylulose-5-phosphate reductoisomerase — protein sequence MKKLVILGSTGNIGGQVLDVVSKYPKKLSIAGLAANNNFDLLLKQIKKYKPKAVAIPDEKEAEKMRKKISIPVYSGENALVKLTNISGYDTLINSVVGLVGIRATLNAIRKKKDIALANKETLVAAGSIVMREVKKYKVKLMPIDSEHSALFQCLNGEKRSEVERLIITCSGGALWKKTKKELENATVDNALNHGTWTMGNKITIDCATQMNKGFEVIEAMWLYDMPIEKIDVVIHPQSVIHSMVEYSDGSIMAQMANPDMRLPIQYALSYPKRWKAPIERMNFSKTLTFEEPDYDRFPCLEYALEAAKKGGTLPAVMNAANDFMVWKFLNKECKLMDIPKIVRKVMDSHKVIKHPTLEQIEKSIAEASKKAEEYFNKS from the coding sequence ATGAAAAAGTTAGTAATTTTGGGGAGCACGGGGAATATTGGGGGACAAGTGTTGGATGTTGTCAGCAAATATCCCAAAAAGTTAAGTATAGCAGGACTCGCTGCTAACAATAATTTTGATTTACTTTTGAAACAGATCAAAAAATACAAACCGAAAGCGGTGGCTATTCCGGACGAAAAAGAAGCAGAAAAAATGAGGAAGAAAATATCAATCCCGGTATATTCAGGAGAAAACGCTTTGGTCAAACTTACTAATATCAGCGGATACGACACGCTTATCAATTCAGTTGTTGGTCTAGTTGGAATTCGAGCAACGCTTAATGCTATTCGAAAAAAGAAAGATATTGCTCTGGCTAACAAGGAAACTTTGGTAGCGGCTGGATCGATAGTGATGAGGGAAGTGAAGAAATACAAAGTAAAATTAATGCCGATTGATTCTGAGCACTCAGCACTGTTTCAATGTCTTAATGGGGAAAAAAGATCAGAGGTGGAGCGCTTAATAATAACTTGTTCCGGAGGAGCGCTTTGGAAGAAAACCAAAAAAGAATTGGAAAATGCCACAGTTGATAATGCGCTTAATCACGGAACTTGGACAATGGGAAATAAAATTACCATCGATTGCGCGACACAAATGAACAAAGGATTTGAGGTGATCGAAGCGATGTGGCTCTATGATATGCCGATTGAAAAAATCGATGTGGTTATTCATCCGCAAAGCGTTATTCATTCAATGGTGGAATATTCCGATGGAAGCATAATGGCGCAAATGGCCAATCCGGATATGCGGCTCCCGATTCAATATGCTCTTTCTTATCCAAAAAGATGGAAGGCTCCAATTGAAAGAATGAATTTTTCCAAAACTCTTACTTTTGAAGAGCCAGACTATGACAGATTTCCCTGCCTCGAGTATGCACTTGAAGCGGCCAAAAAAGGCGGAACGCTTCCGGCGGTGATGAATGCTGCCAATGATTTTATGGTCTGGAAATTTCTGAACAAGGAATGCAAACTGATGGATATTCCGAAAATTGTCAGGAAGGTGATGGACTCGCATAAGGTCATCAAGCATCCGACATTGGAGCAGATTGAGAAAAGCATCGCCGAGGCGTCGAAAAAAGCAGAGGAATATTTTAACAAGTCGTAG
- a CDS encoding nucleotidyl transferase AbiEii/AbiGii toxin family protein, translated as MQPNAINEKTRNVLEKLVSSVIASEFYLAGGTALAIQLGHRESVDLDFFSKENFSNSEIKKKLSEIGDFFLSGEEEGTINGVLDGVKLSFLRYDYGQLYPFLEFEGLKLADERDIAAMKIDAISSRGSKKDFVDLYFLMEKYNLTDLIEFFEKKFKNIKYNKLHILKSITFFDDAENEPVPVMLKKIGWEDVKNRISEESRKLAL; from the coding sequence ATGCAACCAAATGCAATCAACGAAAAAACGAGGAATGTTTTGGAGAAATTAGTTTCAAGCGTTATTGCCTCAGAATTTTATTTAGCCGGAGGAACTGCGTTGGCAATTCAATTGGGACACAGAGAGTCAGTTGATCTTGATTTTTTTTCCAAAGAAAATTTTTCTAATTCCGAAATAAAGAAAAAATTATCAGAAATTGGAGATTTTTTTCTTTCCGGTGAGGAAGAAGGAACCATTAATGGAGTTTTGGACGGAGTAAAGTTGAGTTTTTTGAGATATGATTACGGTCAACTTTATCCATTTTTAGAATTTGAGGGCTTGAAATTAGCCGATGAACGTGATATTGCGGCGATGAAAATTGATGCCATTTCCTCCCGAGGAAGCAAAAAGGATTTTGTCGATCTTTATTTCTTGATGGAAAAATATAATTTAACAGATTTGATTGAATTTTTTGAGAAAAAATTTAAGAACATAAAATACAACAAGCTTCATATCCTCAAAAGCATTACTTTTTTCGATGATGCTGAAAATGAGCCAGTCCCAGTTATGCTTAAAAAAATAGGCTGGGAAGACGTAAAAAACAGAATATCTGAAGAATCCAGGAAGCTCGCTTTGTGA